The Chanos chanos chromosome 6, fChaCha1.1, whole genome shotgun sequence genome includes a region encoding these proteins:
- the hnrnpa1a gene encoding heterogeneous nuclear ribonucleoprotein A1a isoform X2, translated as MSKQETPREPEQLRKLFIGGLSFETTDESLRAHFEQWGTLTDCVVMRDPNTKRSRGFGFVTYSSVSEVDAAMDARPHKVDGRAVEPKRAVSREDSSRPGAHLTVKKIFVGGIKEDTDEEHLRDYFGQFGKIEVINIMTEKNSDKRRGFAFITFDDHDSVDRIVIQKYHTVNGHNCEVRKALSREEMNRVGMNPRGRGGGGGGNFGGRGGGYGGGYGGGRGGYGGDGYNGYGGNGGGYGGGGPGYGGNRGYGGGGGGGGGGYGNQGGGYGGYDNYPGGGGGNYGGGNFGGGGGGGGDYNDFGNYNNQSSSNYGPMKGGNYGGGGRSGPYGGGYGGGSGGGYGGGSGGRRF; from the exons ATGTCCAAGCAAGAG ACTCCTCGGGAGCCAGAGCAGCTCCGCAAGCTCTTCATAGGCGGGCTGAGTTTCGAGACGACGGACGAAAGCCTTCGGGCCCACTTTGAACAATGGGGAACCCTGACAGACTGCGTG GTAATGAGGGACCCCAACACAAAGAGGTCCAGGGGGTTTGGCTTTGTTACATACAGCTCGGTGAGTGAAGTGGATGCTGCGATGGATGCCCGTCCACACAAAGTAGATGGGAGAGCCGTGGAACCGAAGAGAGCCGTGTCTagagag GATTCATCCAGGCCAGGTGCACACTTGACAGTGAAGAAGATATTTGTGGGTGGAATCAAGGAGGATACTGATGAAGAACACCTGCGAGACTATTTTGGACAGTTTGGCAAGATTGAGGTTATTAATATCATGACAGAGAAGAACAGCGACAAGAGGAGGGGCTTCGCTTTCATTACGTTTGACGATCATGACTCTGTCGACAGGATTGTCA TCCAGAAGTATCATACAGTGAATGGTCATAACTGTGAAGTTCGGAAAGCTCTGTCCAGGGAAGAGATGAACAGAGTTGGGATGAACCCAAGGG gCCGTGGTGGAGGCGGCGGAGGGAACTTTGGTGGCAGAGGTGGTGGATATGGAG GAGGATatgggggaggaagaggagggtacGGTGGAGATGGCTATAACGGTTACGGAGGAAACGGCG GTGGCTATGGTGGTGGAGGTCCTGGCTACGGTGGTAACCGTGGTTACGGTGGTGGCGGCGGAGGTGGAGGCGGTGGCTATGGCAACCAGGGTGGTGGCTATGGAGGGTATGACAACTATCCTGGCGGTGGCGGAGGGAACTACGGTGGCG GTAactttggaggaggaggaggtggtggcgGTGACTACAATGATTTTGGCAACTACAACAACCAGTCGTCTTCTAACTACGGCCCAATGAAAGGAGGCAATTATGGTGGTGGGGGAAGGAGTGGCCCATATGGAG GTGGGTACGGCGGTGGCTCTGGAGGTGGTTATGGAGGTGGCTCTGGAGGGAGAAGGTTCTAG
- the hnrnpa1a gene encoding heterogeneous nuclear ribonucleoprotein A1a isoform X1 yields the protein MSKQETPREPEQLRKLFIGGLSFETTDESLRAHFEQWGTLTDCVVMRDPNTKRSRGFGFVTYSSVSEVDAAMDARPHKVDGRAVEPKRAVSREDSSRPGAHLTVKKIFVGGIKEDTDEEHLRDYFGQFGKIEVINIMTEKNSDKRRGFAFITFDDHDSVDRIVIQKYHTVNGHNCEVRKALSREEMNRVGMNPRGGRGGGGGGNFGGRGGGYGGGYGGGRGGYGGDGYNGYGGNGGGYGGGGPGYGGNRGYGGGGGGGGGGYGNQGGGYGGYDNYPGGGGGNYGGGNFGGGGGGGGDYNDFGNYNNQSSSNYGPMKGGNYGGGGRSGPYGGGYGGGSGGGYGGGSGGRRF from the exons ATGTCCAAGCAAGAG ACTCCTCGGGAGCCAGAGCAGCTCCGCAAGCTCTTCATAGGCGGGCTGAGTTTCGAGACGACGGACGAAAGCCTTCGGGCCCACTTTGAACAATGGGGAACCCTGACAGACTGCGTG GTAATGAGGGACCCCAACACAAAGAGGTCCAGGGGGTTTGGCTTTGTTACATACAGCTCGGTGAGTGAAGTGGATGCTGCGATGGATGCCCGTCCACACAAAGTAGATGGGAGAGCCGTGGAACCGAAGAGAGCCGTGTCTagagag GATTCATCCAGGCCAGGTGCACACTTGACAGTGAAGAAGATATTTGTGGGTGGAATCAAGGAGGATACTGATGAAGAACACCTGCGAGACTATTTTGGACAGTTTGGCAAGATTGAGGTTATTAATATCATGACAGAGAAGAACAGCGACAAGAGGAGGGGCTTCGCTTTCATTACGTTTGACGATCATGACTCTGTCGACAGGATTGTCA TCCAGAAGTATCATACAGTGAATGGTCATAACTGTGAAGTTCGGAAAGCTCTGTCCAGGGAAGAGATGAACAGAGTTGGGATGAACCCAAGGG gaggCCGTGGTGGAGGCGGCGGAGGGAACTTTGGTGGCAGAGGTGGTGGATATGGAG GAGGATatgggggaggaagaggagggtacGGTGGAGATGGCTATAACGGTTACGGAGGAAACGGCG GTGGCTATGGTGGTGGAGGTCCTGGCTACGGTGGTAACCGTGGTTACGGTGGTGGCGGCGGAGGTGGAGGCGGTGGCTATGGCAACCAGGGTGGTGGCTATGGAGGGTATGACAACTATCCTGGCGGTGGCGGAGGGAACTACGGTGGCG GTAactttggaggaggaggaggtggtggcgGTGACTACAATGATTTTGGCAACTACAACAACCAGTCGTCTTCTAACTACGGCCCAATGAAAGGAGGCAATTATGGTGGTGGGGGAAGGAGTGGCCCATATGGAG GTGGGTACGGCGGTGGCTCTGGAGGTGGTTATGGAGGTGGCTCTGGAGGGAGAAGGTTCTAG